The proteins below come from a single Burkholderia sp. PAMC 26561 genomic window:
- the ppk2 gene encoding polyphosphate kinase 2: MNSQEKQRRFEEDLIDSYDEELEMEVDDRILDGEGAFSAEAREQRKVYFRELFRLQGELVKLQDWVVASGHRLVVIFEGRDAAGKGGAIKRITQRLNPRVCRVAALPAPNNRERTQWYFQRYVSHLPAGGEIVLFDRSWYNRAGVERVMNFCTDDEYEEFFRSVPEFEKMLARSGVQILKYWFSITDDEQEVRFQARIQDPLKQWKLSPMDLESRRRWEAYTQAKEVMLARSHIPEAPWWVVQAVDKKRARLNCISHLLSQVPYHEIEHPAIELPDRVYNDDYLRQPVPETMVVPEVY; this comes from the coding sequence ATGAATTCGCAGGAAAAACAGCGCCGCTTCGAAGAAGACCTGATCGACAGCTACGACGAAGAACTGGAGATGGAAGTCGACGACCGGATTCTCGACGGCGAAGGTGCGTTTTCCGCCGAAGCGCGCGAGCAGCGCAAGGTTTATTTCCGCGAGCTGTTCCGGCTGCAAGGCGAACTCGTAAAGTTGCAGGACTGGGTGGTTGCGAGCGGACATCGTCTGGTGGTGATCTTCGAAGGCCGCGACGCCGCCGGCAAGGGCGGTGCGATCAAGCGCATTACGCAGCGGCTCAATCCCCGCGTGTGCCGCGTAGCCGCCCTGCCCGCGCCGAACAATCGCGAGCGCACGCAATGGTATTTCCAGCGTTACGTCTCGCACTTGCCGGCGGGAGGCGAGATCGTCCTGTTCGACCGCAGTTGGTACAACCGCGCGGGTGTGGAACGCGTGATGAACTTTTGCACCGACGACGAGTACGAAGAGTTCTTCCGCTCAGTGCCGGAGTTCGAAAAGATGCTGGCGAGAAGCGGTGTGCAGATCCTGAAGTACTGGTTCTCGATCACCGACGACGAGCAGGAAGTGCGCTTCCAGGCGCGCATCCAAGACCCGCTCAAGCAATGGAAACTCAGTCCGATGGATCTTGAAAGCCGCCGCCGCTGGGAGGCTTATACGCAGGCGAAGGAAGTGATGCTGGCGCGCTCGCATATTCCAGAGGCGCCGTGGTGGGTAGTGCAGGCGGTCGATAAGAAACGTGCTCGCCTCAATTGCATCAGTCATCTGTTGAGCCAGGTGCCGTACCACGAGATCGAACACCCGGCGATCGAATTGCCCGACCGTGTCTACAACGATGACTACTTGCGCCAGCCCGTGCCGGAAACCATGGTCGTTCCGGAAGTGTATTGA